A single uncultured Methanolobus sp. DNA region contains:
- a CDS encoding phosphate ABC transporter substrate-binding protein: MSENKKYAVIITVVLLIVLLSLFSFYEQNYHEKTENTITNEQKDIINSDTDTSKNEFFIKGSDTILPVSIAESEAYMELYPQNKIIVIGGGSSLGIASFIEGEVEIAMASRKIKDAEIESAMEKGIDPVETVIAWDGIAVIINKNNSLESLTIEQLRKTYTGDITNWKELGGQDKEIEVLVRDTSSGTYAFFKEHVLEDEEYTSGAVTEPNTEAIVQTVASDNAAIGYIGLAYADSSVKMLGLETSEGIFHPEQESILIGEYPLARPLQYYTNGKPEGEVGKYVDFVLSEQGQTIIRNIGYLPIS, from the coding sequence ATGTCAGAAAATAAAAAATATGCAGTAATTATTACCGTTGTCCTGTTGATCGTACTATTATCCTTATTTTCATTTTATGAGCAAAACTATCATGAAAAAACAGAAAACACAATAACAAACGAACAAAAAGACATTATAAATAGTGATACCGATACCAGTAAAAATGAATTTTTCATCAAAGGTTCAGACACTATTTTACCAGTATCCATAGCTGAATCTGAAGCATATATGGAACTGTATCCTCAAAACAAAATAATTGTTATTGGTGGTGGTTCCTCTCTTGGGATTGCCAGTTTTATTGAAGGAGAAGTTGAGATTGCCATGGCATCAAGAAAAATAAAAGATGCAGAAATTGAAAGTGCTATGGAGAAAGGAATAGATCCTGTTGAAACTGTAATAGCATGGGATGGAATTGCAGTAATTATCAATAAAAACAACTCTCTTGAAAGTTTAACCATTGAACAGCTAAGGAAGACCTACACCGGAGATATCACTAACTGGAAAGAGCTTGGTGGCCAGGACAAAGAAATAGAAGTGCTTGTGCGTGATACAAGTTCGGGAACTTACGCTTTTTTCAAGGAACACGTACTTGAAGATGAGGAATACACTTCAGGAGCAGTGACCGAACCTAATACTGAAGCCATAGTGCAGACCGTTGCATCAGACAATGCGGCCATCGGTTATATCGGACTGGCATATGCTGATAGCAGCGTGAAGATGCTTGGCCTGGAAACATCAGAAGGTATTTTCCACCCGGAACAGGAATCCATATTAATTGGAGAATATCCACTGGCAAGACCTCTACAGTATTACACTAATGGCAAGCCGGAAGGAGAAGTCGGAAAGTATGTGGATTTTGTACTGAGCGAACAGGGACAAACAATAATCAGGAATATCGGATATCTACCAATTAGTTAA